The sequence CCCCGACAAGTTCGAGGTCAATGCCCTTCACTGACGAGCGGAAACGGCCGAGCAGGGCGCCGTACTCCCATGGTCTTCCGCCGATCGCAATGACCTCCGCCTCTCCTTTCATGCCCACAGGCCGCCGGATTCTCAGGGCGTCGACTCCGGGCTTGTATGTCGCGTCGAGGTCTCCGGGTGCAAACGGCGCGACCACATCGAGCACACCGATGAAATGGCTTGTTCCGAGACTTACCGGCTGACGGCCCGCATGGAAATCGTATGAACCGAGACTCCAGCTCAGATCGAGCCGTTCGAGACGGGTCTGCATGGAGGCTGTGTTTTCTTCGACATGATCGAATGTGGCATCCCAGCGTTCGAGCGGTTTCCCCGAGCCGAATATGCTTCCTCCGCCCCCGGTCAGGCCGAACATGCCGCTGCCCGACGAGAAGAAGTTCATGCGCGTTTCCACTGCGGTTGAAAGAGCGATAGTCCTCCAGTTCGCATCCTCGTACACCCTCAGCGTACTCTGCGAAATACCGAACACATGGTCGGGCATGACAGCTCCACTGGTACCGGCGGGTCTCCTGAAAAGCAGGACATTCTGCCTGAGCGCGGCACCGTACCTTAAATCGGAAGCTTCGGCTCTGTTCGGACCATAACAGCCGAAACCGACGAAGCAAACAATCATCCATAAAATGATGATCAAGCCTTTGTTCATACTCATCGTTATTCTTCCCCTTTATTCTTTCCGCTCATCCGCCTGTACCTTGCCGTCACGCAGCCGGATAACCCGTTTTGCATGCTCCAGTACAAGGGGATCGTGCGTGCTGAAAAGAAATGTCACGTTTTTCTCCTCATTGAGCCTGCGCATCATATCGAGAAGATTATGTGAAGTATCGGTATCGAGGTTCGCCGTCGGTTCGTCGGCAAGCACAATCGCCGGGTCGCCTATCACTGCCCGCGCGACCGCGACACGCTGCTGCTGACCGCCGCTCAACTGAGTCGGGAACCGGTTTTCGAGCCCTTCGAGTCCAAGATTCTCGAAAAGAGGCAGAATACGGTTCTTGTGCTCATGTTCGGGAATCCCCTGAATCTGGAGAACAAACTGGACATTCTCGTACGCGGTCAGCACCGGTATGAGATTGTATGCCTGAAAGATAAAGCCGATCCTGCGAAGCCTGAGCTCGGTGAGATCGTCATCAGTTCTGTTACCGGTCGTTTTACCGTCGATTGCGATCTCGCCTTCGGTAGGACGGTCGAGGCCGCCCGCAAGATTGAGCAGTGTTGTCTTGCCGCTTCCCGATGGCCCGGCCAGCGCGGCAAATTCACCATTTTCCAGAACAATATCGACGCCGTTCACTGCATGAACGACATGCTCCCCTTCCTGAAAATTCTTGACCACATGATTCATACGTATCGCTTCCATCAGAAACCTCGCATGTATTATGAATAATAACAATGAATTATCATCTTTAATCTTTCATTCCGTTCATTATTTCAGCTTGTACCGGGTCAGTATATCCGCATTGCATCGGACGGCCGTATTTTCATCACATGATGAGCCGGATAAAGGGATGCCAGAAGAGCGATGCATATCATCCCTACACCCATGATGAGCATTCCTTTCACATCCCATGTGCTGTACATGATCGGTTCATAGAGCGTGCCGCCGATTCCCTGTTCATCGATCACCGAAGTGAGGTTGATTCCCTTCGTGGCAGTATAGAGCCCCGCTATGCTGCTCAGCACATACCCGGACAGCACACCGACACAGGAAAGGACGAACGCTTCAGACAGAACCATTTTCCGGATGCCCGATTTGCTGACTCCGATCGCGCGGATAACACCGAATTCCCGCGTCCGCTCCATGACACTCATGAGGAGCGTGTTGATGGTTCCGATTCCCACGATAATGTAGATAATGATGACGGTTATCTGGAGACCGGCATGATCCATGTGAATGCTCGATGCCAGCTCCGGCATTGCGTCTTCCCACTGATACGCTTCGGCATTGGGATAACGGGCGGCGATTTCACGGATTCGGGGAAGCATCTGTTTGACCATTTTGTTGCTCCGGAGCATGACCGCTATCTCGTGAGCGCTGTCCTTATACCCGATGATATCGGCGAGTTTTTCACGGTCGATGAATACCGCCCCGGCATCTATTTCACGGATATTGGTGCGGACTAAACCCGAAATCCTCAGCAGGGCGCTCACAATTTCGCCTTTGGGACCCTGCACCATGAACACGCATTTATTGCCGACATTCAATCCCAGTTCATGGGCGAGCCCTTCGCCGATGAGGATACCTCTCGGATCATCTTTTCCGGGTAGTTTTCCCTCGACGATGCGTTTCGGTTCGAGCACCGGATTGATGCCCTTCTCACGGTCGAAATCGATGCCCATGAATCCCGCTGCACGGCTTTCACGGCTCGAACGAATAAGCCCCGGCACCTTGAGGCGGGGAAACACATTCGTGACTTCGGGTTCGCGTTCCAGCTCGGCAACAAGGTTGCTTACCTCGATAACCTGTTCGGTTTTACGGAGCTCGAGGTACTTGTTATGGTAAATCCCGATATGCCCGCTTCCCATCCGAACGCCGTCATCGACCATTTTTGCGTACGATCCTATGGCGAGGTTGTTCCACCAGACGGCTATAAATACGCTGCCCCCTATCGAGACCAGCTCGAGAATGGTTCTCCGCTTGTTTCTCCAGAGATTGCGCCATCCGAGTTTGAACCAGATCATATCATACCTCCCTCAGGACATCGACCGGATGCAGACGCTTCAATCTCCATGCGGGGAAAAGCGCCACTATCATTCCGAGACCTATGATCATCAGCACGGGAACACAGATGTTATTGACCGCAAGGTAACACCGTAGGCGCGGCTGCATTACGGTTCCCCCAAAGGTTATTTCGGAAAAGAACATGCTCAGATCGACCGGATGACCGTACATGTAGAGGCTTATCAGGCTCCCGGCAATACCTCCTGCAATCCCGGCGATGCTGCTTATCAGAAATCCTTCGATAATGATCATGAACGACAGTTTCCTGATTCTGAGCCCCAGCGCGCCCATGATTCCGAATTCCCTGAGCCGCTCGAAGAACATCATGTACATGGTATTCACGGCGACAAGGACAACGGCAAAATAGAAAATAAGGGCAAAGATATACCGCGCCGCATACCAGTAGTCGAGTATCTGCTTCATCTGGGGAAGGAATCCATACCACGATGTCACTTCGACGCCCGGCACTTCGGGACGGAATTCCCGTGCCCACACTTCGGCGGCAATCGGCCGTTTCAGCGAAACCGCCCATTCATGGATCTGCCCGTCGAGAACGAGCATGTCCTGAAGGGTTTTCCGACCCACCACGGCAAGACTGACATCACGGATGGGATCACCGGTGTCGACTATTCCCGACACGTGAAATATATCCGCCGCAATGGAACCGTCCGAACCCTGACCCATTGCCACGATTTCGCCGCCCACTTCGGCTTCGAGACGTTTCGCCAGCCCTATACCGAGAAGAATGTCCTTGGAATCCGTGCCGGAGATGAACGATCCCTCGCGAACATGCGATTCGAGCCGTGTGACCGTGCGCTCCTCATCGGGATTGATGCCAAAGAGCTCGGCAGGCTGCGTGTGGCTTGTTTCGCCTTCGCCGAAACTGAGGAGGGCAAATCCGCGTACACGCCCGGCGACTCCCTTGACACGGGAATCCGCGAGAATCTTACCTCTGAGTCCATCCTCAGGAAGGGTCATGTAAATCTTGTGCTCGTCCTGGTATTTCTCCGCGGTGATTTTGACGTGGCCATGATAGAGTTCTGTGGCGCTCTCGATCATATCCCAGAACATGCCGTCGTAGATACCCAGCATGAGTATAACCATTGTAGTGGCAACGCTGATGGCGGTCATGGTAAGGACTGTCCTCCTCCGGTTCCGCCAGAGATTGCGGTATCCGAGTTTCATGAGCAGCATGTTCAGGGCCTCCTCAGCGAGCGTACGGAAAACAGGTCTTTCGGCAGCTTTATATCGAACTCGATGTTGCTGTAGGTCAGCACGGTCTTTTCGTCGGGCTTGTCGGTCGGCTGGATTTTCATTCTCAACGGCACCCATCGCCCGGAAACCTTTTCCACCTGATCGAACAGCATCGTTCTCACCAGTTTCCCGTCCTCGTCATAATACTTTATGTCGGTCGGAATTTTTTTGTCTATGTCGATACGGTACACAACCTTGTCCCAAACGATCGCGGCATCGGGCTTCGGAGTGCAGATAATCGAAGCGATACCATTCTCCACTTTTTCAGTCGCAAAGGTATAGAGCTCGTCGATCTTGTTTTCCTTTACCAGATCGTCATTCGTGAGATGGCTCCCCATCCAGCTGTCGCCCATGAGGCTCGAAGGGATTTTCATGAGACGGTCGATTTTGGGGAGATAGTTCCACATCTCGTCCCCGATTTTGAGGGTGGCGATCCCTTCGTCCTTTTTCGGCGCGAGTATCCGGGCAAGGAACTTGTCACGGCCTTCGGACCAGCCTTCCATGGTCATTTCCCGTGAATAGGCATCGGTCACCACCTCCATGTGCATGGTCGAATGGGACGTTTCTCCCTGGTACTGCGTTTCCACCTGACGGACGAGCTCCTGGGCATCGAATTTCACCGTGTTTTCGGCGCCGTACGCTATGCCGGTTATCAGGGCAGAGATCGTCACGATAATGCAGATACATACTACAAATCGTTTCATGAGCACAACTCCTCTTTCCGGTGGATATTTTTTTTCTCAGCAATACTTTTATACATATCGAAATAGAAATCTATCAACAGTTTAAGTTCCTCTTCCGTCAACTCGTCGATATGATTCATGATCCATGTATCGAACACATCATGCAGTGCATTCATGATGTCGAACAGGAGCTCGAACGGTATATCATCCCTGACTGCTCCTGTCTCGACGCCGTGTTTTAACATGCCCGTAAAAACTGAATTATGGAGGTTCATGAACTCGATTACCTGGGCGGGCCTGTTCGGAGCATTATAGAGATGAATCATTCCGCGCATGAGTCGCATGATATCGGGTTTTTCTATCACGATCCTCATAAACCTGTCGGCAATTTCTTTCCAGTCGCTCCAGAAGTCATCGCTGAATTTACCCATGACTTTCTCTCCGAACCGTTCTATTATCTCGTCGACTGCCTCCGAAATAACGACCATATAGAGGTCGATCTTGTCCTCAAAATAGTAGTAGAGGGAACCCTTGCTGATACCCGCCTCGCGGATGATCGTATTGAGCGAGGCGCCTTCGTACCCGTTACGGGTAAATTCCTCGCGGGCGGCGTCGAGGATTTTTCTGCGCCGCTCGGGTTCGAGGTTATCAAAACGTTTTGTCGGCATATATATCTCCTTGATAAACATATAACCAATAGTCATACCGGCGATTTATACTTTATGTCAGACCATTGGTCTAACCGCTAATATAACCGGTGGTCTTTTATGTGTCAAGAAAAAAAATTCCGGACACAGAAAGACCACGTCCGGCTGTTTATGATAGCGAAAAGCTTCATCCGAGGCATCTAAGCGGGAGCGTTCTACCTGTAAAAAAGCTGGATGTGAAGTTTATAGGTAAGTGTAGGAAGTGGCTGTGGATAATATAAATGGGATCATAAATAACTGGTATCTTTTTAATGTATTGTATAGTGTTCAGACGCCCCATTCGTGCATATAGCCCTCTATAAAAGATTTACTTGCTTCAGTATTATACCTGTATGGTGCAACTTGCCACCATAATGCTAATAACCATGGTCTTAACGCTAATTGTTCAGGTATGAGATCCTTTTTCGATTTAAGTGCTTCAGCTTTAAGATCAGACCACATATATGTTGATGGATACACCTTGCTTATATCTATCCCTGAATCAAATTTATATGTGCAATATTCCCATGGGTTATCAGGCAAACTACACCGATGTGATATTTTTGTAAAATCAGGCCACAACATTTTACAATGCTGTTTCAAATTTGTTCGTACTAATAAATGAAACAAAGGTTCTAAAGTATATGAAGATCCATTAAAAGATTCTCTACTAATGGTACTAGCTTTATCCAAATTATTTTTAAAACGCAATACTTCATCGAAACTATAATATGGATTCACAAGACAAGAATTACTGTTCGGCTGATTTCTTGCTATTAAAGTAAATACAAGAGATAAAATGTCTTCATCTACTTTAGAGGTAGGATCATGTTTTCTACGCCAAATAAGCCAAGGTACAATGTTTGCAACCGCGCCCTCCCCCCACAAGTACTTATCTTTTTGTCTTTTAAGCAACCATTGTGTTAAAATTTCTCGATTTTGATCGTCTAAATAATGATTTTTCTCATCCATAATTGCAAGACAACTAAGTAAACCTAATAGTATTGTGAGACGCCAACCATAGATTTCGTTATCAGTTAGTCCATCTCCTTCAACAAGGTGTCTGCGATCTTTAACTTCATGCCATAAACCTACAAGGGCATCACCTGCTGCTTTCTCAGCTAATATCAATGTTTCTATCGCAACACCTTTTAGTTCAAAACCATGTTTTTCTCCAGCTGCGATGATGCTTACTGCTAATAATATCCATGCTGAAACGACTGCAAAATGGTTCTCAATTTCTAAAAAACAAGAGGTTACAATCCCTATTAAAAGAGCAGAACTTGTGACAACACGATAAAACTCTGATTTACTAGATATATTGTTAGAGAATGAATTTAGTTTTAAGACTTTTTGTATAAGCGATGAAAGCTTCTTAGTAGGAAGAACATCATTGGGATTTGTAAGATAAAGTTCAAGAAGCAACCGTACATCATCGAGTTCACTTGGCCAAAGTGATGTTCCTAGATCTTGGCACCAACGTATCAAATCACCTCGAGAAATAAGAGAAATATTTGATAAATATCTACCACGATTCAGGTCATCTACGGCTCGTTGAACTTCTTCCTCAAAGAAACCGTTACTCACAAGATATGATTTATGAGAATCACTTGGAAATCCTGGGAAAACTACAGGTTGACTTATTAACTGAATTAACTGTGGCTGTATATCTCTACGAAACTCGCATAATCCCATTCTTCCCCCAGGATTTCCTTTTAGTTGAAATACACAACCAGATCCATCTGGAGCAATTGCATACACATCTTTACCAAACTCAAGGCCAGTATGGCGAGTACTGTGCACAACTCTATAGCCTTGAGCAGTAAGAATCTGCACAAATACTGGTTGATAACTACGTTCACTCGCACTATCCAACCAGTTCTCTATGAGCTTCTCTATCACGCCATTCCATCCTTTTTCGCTCCATTAATTCATTATACCGTTTTTGTATTTCTGGATTAGTTTCAATTTCCTTCATTACAAGTTTAACTTTATCAGAGTGTTGAGGATTAATAATCATTGTTAATTGATGATGTTTTCCTGTTTCATCAAAATTTATCTGGATTTTTTCTAATACAGCAAATAAAGCTTCGACATCAAATGGTTTTCCTTCATAGTTAATGGATTGGCCAGCAGCTTCAATAGAATCATTTAGTGTTCGAAGTAAATTTCCGCTTATTTTATTTGCCAAAGTATCAGCAATAGTGTTCATTTTCGTGATAATATCCTGATGTGTAAGATGTGGAATTTCATCGTAAGGTAAGGAAATCTCACTAGTGGATTCTATAATACTAGAATCTTCAATTGTCCCATCAGCTCTTATCATGCGAAATAGGTTTCCCTCATGTATAATTTTTCTGGGTGTTATTTTGAAAACACCAATTCTTGCATTAACCTGGTTATCAATATACTGGTTAAAAATTTTCCGAAGGTCTTTTTTAAGATTTGGTAAGTCTGGAAGCATATTATCCCACAATGCAGTAGATAAATTGATAATAAAAATCTTTTCATCATAACAAAGAATAATGTATATATTTTCATCTCTGAAATCAATCCATTTCTTTGAGGATTGGTTTTAGTTCATACTTCTCCCAAAATGGGCATATCATTGCCCGCACATACCGGAACGCTTAGAAGAGCGGTGTCATCAGGCTTTTAGATTTTATCAGGATTTACAGGATAGTGGTACAGATTTACAGGATAGGGATCGGCTCATTAACTCGGGCAAGCATGCCTTGCTCGAAAAGGTTTCACACCTTTTCGGCCTAGAATCGCGGGAGTGAATGATTTTTGATCTCGCCGATTCCCACAGGCTTTCCATTTATCGATACCAATCATACCCTACCGGATATTTAGGCGCGATAACGGTTACACATGGAGAGCAAGGTCTTCGAGGGTCACTTTCTTGAATACTTCTTTGCTTCCGAACCTTTTGACTGCGTCCATTATTTCGATTCTCGCAATCTGTCCTTCAGAATCGTAATCCACGGCGATGCCTTCGGCTGCATGCTCAGTGGTAACCGTCGTTTCGATGAAACGGATATATAGAACATCCACCACGGAATCGTATGTTATTCTCATTTATTCCTTACTTTTAACCCAAATAATTCAAAACAATATTTTAACGCAAAGACACAAATATATATAAACGATTATTTATACTATCTTTAGTAATTATTAATCGTTAACATCTGTAAAAAAAGATATATAAAAATAAATCCGCGAAAATCCGCCCAATCCGCGAAAATCCGTGTTCTATTAAAATTTATGAATAGATCGAGTTAAAAAATAGGAACAAGAAGCATCATGCCTTCTCGGTCTCGAATCTTGGAAGCGAATGGTTTTCGATCTCGCCGATTCCCACAGGCTTTCCGCCCTCGACACCCGATTTGTGGGCCATGAGCATCACCGCGACCTTCTGGAGAATCGTCTCACCGTCCTCGGGCGAGATTCCGGTCTCGAATGTCTGCCCGATAACGCGCAGGAACGGGAGCCAGAGATGCTCGTCAACGTTCGCGCCCGATGATCCTTCCCAGAGGACGCCCTGTTCGACAATATCCTTGTCGAGGTGAACCTTGATCCAGTTGCGCCAGGGCTGGCCGAACCAGGTGGAAGCGACGCCGACGACGGGGTTGCGGTCCGCGGCGATTTTTTCATACTCGAGATGGGTCATGACCGGCGGTATGGACAGCGGGTCCTCGTCAGCCGGCCAGGACATGCCGTGTGTCGAGCACTTGATGACCCTGCCGCCGACGAGCATCTGGGCGGTTTCAAGGATATGCGGCATGTAGGAACAGAAATTGGCGGTCGAACCGTCCACATAGTAGTGCTGGATAATCTTGGGATCGATGCGCGACTTGGCGACCTGGAACTCATTCATCCACGGCACACAGGAGCCGGTGATGAGCGGGCATTCGTTTTCCTTTGCGAGGCGGACGATCTCGCGGGCATCCTTCATGTTCCATGCGACGGGACGGTTGATAAAAACCGGTTTGCCCTCCTCGAGGAACGGCCGTGCGAGCGCGAGCGATTCCTGCGGGTCCATGATGAACACCGCATCGACGAGCTTCACCATGTCCTCGGGGTTCTTGACGATGTTTTTGACTCCGAGGGTCTTGGTGAATTTATCCAGACTCATGTAGTTGCCGAGCTCCTTCACACGTGACTGTTTCCATGTGTCGGTGCCTTTCAGGGAGCCGAGGTACATGTCCTCACGTCCCCAGACCGCCACCACATGCATGTTTGTCCGCGGCGGCACGGAGGGCTCGTTGATCGCCCCGGTATACGCCATCGCATGCGAATAGGGACCGAGACCGACCATGCCGACTCTCAGGAGATCGCGCTTGAGGTTGACTCTTTTTCCGGGAGCCGGTTTACGGGCATGAACCTCGCCTGCTGCAAGACCGGCTGTGGCGCCTGCTGCTGCGGCTGTTTTCAGAAATTGACGTCTTTTTATAGTATCCTGTGTTTTCATGATTGTACCCTCTCATTCAGGAATCTCATTCCAGTGTTCTATACGGATGGTGGGCATACGGTAATCTCCGACCTCGTCGATATCGACGGGGTGGCCGCCTTCGTTCGCCGATTTAAATGCTGCTATGACAACCTTGAGTTTCTCCAGAATATCCTCATGGGTTTCAATCGATTTATTGGTAGTGAAAACCTCCTGAAGACTTATAAGAAAATCACGGAATGTAATCTCCATATTCGACCAGTTCGTCGTACCTTCGAGAATGGTATGGTCCTGGTAATATACGCGGTACCATTCCATTTCTCTTTTAAAACCACCGAGATTCAGTATTCCTTGTATGGGCGGTTTATCCCCCCGCGGGGCATATTCGAGATGGATCCGTGAAACGGGAACATCGTGGGGGTCATAACCCTTCGAGCCATCCCAGCCATGGAGGGAAACTTTCTTCACTCCGCCTCCGATGAGACGGTGCAGGGGTTCGAGGCCGTCATTCGCATACGAGGTGAAGAAACCGAGCGAGGTCGAGGCGAAAAAGCTGGCGATATTATCGCGCCTCACCCGTTCATACCTGATCAGGCTTTCCTGCATATCGACGGTAAACGAACCCGAATATACCGCCGATCCGGTGGATTTGGCGAGATTCAGGATACGTTCGCAGGTGGGCACATTCACCGCCACGGGGCTGCACAGGAAGATGGGCATCCCCTTTTTCAGAAACGGCTCGGCAAGCTCGTACGACCGGTCGAAATCCATGATCATCGCGGCGTCAACCTCGTCGACCATGTCATGGAAATCCTTGCAGACATTGGGGATACCATTCATTTTTGCGATTTCCTCCGGAGACTGCTCTTTGCCGGTCCAGAAATCGAGCATCTTTTTGACAAATTCCGGTTTACCCTTGTAATTCCTTGAATAATCATCACCCCAGATATGGGTAACCCGCATGTTGAGAAAATTGTAATCACGGTAAATGTTGTTGATGACCCGGATGTAATGGCCGTAAAACGAGAACGGCCCCGTTCCTACCCACCCGACCCGGATTACTTTCTGTGAAGCCGGAAACTTTTCCGATGGCATAGCACACTCCCGAATGAAATGCTTAATCGTTATTTAATGTAGAACTCCCAATTTTTCCTGTCTGATGAACCGGTACAAATCCATAGAAAACCCGTCGGGCAATTCCTTAAGTACAGATAGGTTTCCTCTGTTCGAAACGAAATTATGATTTACATGACCATGACGCTTAATTAAAATCGCACAGAGTATCTGTTTATATAAATCGTAATCGCCCGATTCGCAAGTGTTCTTTTGATATTTTACAAGCCCGGAAAACTCAGGAAACAGTAGCGATTTCTCCATAATCCCCGGTTATTCCGGAATCTTATCCCAGTATTCGATCCGGACAGTTGGAAGGCGGTAATCACCGATCTCGTCGACATTGACAGGCCGGTTACCCTCGTTGGCCGATTTATATGCCGCGATGACAACCTTCAGCTTCTGCAGAATATCATCGTGCGTTTCGATCGACTTGTTGGTAGTGAATACTTCCTGAAGATTTATCAGAAAATCCCGGAACATGAGCTCACGGCTGTCCGGCCGGTTTGTCATGCCCTCGAACACGGTATGGTCATGATAACAGACTCTGTACCACTCGTATTCGTTCTTGAATCCGCCGAGGGTCAGCACCCCCTGAATCGGCGGCTTGTCCCCCCGGGGCTCGTACTCGATATGGATTCGCGACACAGGGATGCCGGTGGGATCGTATCCCCTCGATCCATTCCAGCCATGGAGCGAGACCGTTCTCGCGCCGCCGCCGATGAGACGATATACCGGTTCGAGTCCGTCGTTCGCATACGATGTGAAAAAGTTATGGGTGGTCGAAGCGAAGAACGAGGCGATCTCATCACGCCTGATCCTCAAATATCGCGACTGGTTCTCGTGCATGTCCACAGTGAACGAACCGGAATACACCGCAGACCCGGTGGCGGCCGCCCGATCGAGAATGCGTCTGCATTCGGGAACATTGACAGCCACCGGACTGCACAGAAAAATGGGCATCCCCTTATCGAGAAACGGCTCGGCGAGCTCATACGACCGGTCGAAATCCATGATCATCGCGGCATCGACCTCATCCGCCATATCGTGAAAATCACTGCATACGTTAGGAATGCCGCACATCTTCGCGATACCCTCGGGGGATTGCTCGTCGCTCTTCCAGAAATCGACCATCTTACGGACATATTCCGGACTTCCACGGTAATTCCGCGCATAATCATCGCCCCAGATATGGGTGACGCGCATGTTCATGAAGTTGTAATCGCGGAAAATGTTGTTGATGACCCGGATATAGTGGCCGTAAAAAGAGAACGGCCCCGTGCCGACCCAGCCGACACGGATGACTTTCTGCGAGGAAGGGATGACTGCTGACGGCATACAATACCCTTTCTATTCGTGCATACGTGTATTATGTTGATTCCCATGAGATGCATTTTTACGTACCAAAAAATAACGATTATCCGGTATATGCAAGCATTCTTTTTTATATATTTTATACTTCACTGCCAAACGTCAGGATTAAAGAATGAAACACTTTGAACATCACAGCGTTCCAATGACTCCTCTCTCCCGCATGGACATCGCCATGCACAAGGGCATACCCGACCGCGTGCCCGTTATGTGCCAGCTTTCGCTCGGTCACTATCTTCTCAATACCGGCATCGCTCCCGCCCGTCTCTGGCACTGCACCGAAGCCTTCGTCGAAGCCCTCGTCACCCTCAGGAACCGGTACCGGTTCGACGGCATCCTTATCAACCTCCCGGGACACCCGGAAAACTGGCAGGAAGAAATGCTTCGGATCGAGTCGAAATCCGACGCCGAGATCGTCCACTGGAAGGATGGCTCTTATACCCTGTGTCCCTCCGACGACAATGTCCAGTGCTTCCGCGTGCATCCGCAGACCGGCGAATACATCCGCGATATAAAGCTCCGTCTGTCAGTGGACGAAGTCGATGTCGACAGGCTCTTTTACGAAAATCCCCACACGAACGGCGGCCTCAAGTATCCTTACCATTTCTACGACATCGCGCGGGGATACCGCGATCCATCGAAACCGGAGGAGTGGTTCCCCGAGTATGAGTTCCGGGCAATCGGGCTGCTCAGGAAAGCGACCGGCGGAACGGTGAGCATCCACGGCGAATTTTTCAGCCCGTTCACTCAGTTCATGGAGCTGCTCGGGTATGAAAATGCGCTCATCGCTCTTTTGACCCATCCGGACAAGAGCAGGGCAATCCTCGACCGCTTTGGCGATGGTTGCGTATATTACGGCCGTGAGCTCGCCCGCCACGGGGTCGATGCAATCCTGTGCAGCTCGGCGTTTGCGGGCGCCGGATTCATTTCGCGGAAGATGTACGGAGAGTTTGTCCTGCCTTACGAAAAGAAGTGCTGGGACGGGATCAAAGCAGAGTTTCCCGATCTGCCCTGTTATACCCACACCTGCGGGGCAATCGGCGACCGTCTCGACCTCATGGAGGCGACGGGACTGGACGGCATCGATACGCTCGATCCGCCTCCGCTCGGTACGGTCGATCTTCAAGAGGCAAAGCGGCTCCTCGGAACAAGGGTCTTTATCAAGGGCAACATCGACTCGGTGAACACCCTGCTCCACAAAGACCTCGAAGCGGCGAA is a genomic window of bacterium containing:
- a CDS encoding ABC transporter ATP-binding protein, which codes for MEAIRMNHVVKNFQEGEHVVHAVNGVDIVLENGEFAALAGPSGSGKTTLLNLAGGLDRPTEGEIAIDGKTTGNRTDDDLTELRLRRIGFIFQAYNLIPVLTAYENVQFVLQIQGIPEHEHKNRILPLFENLGLEGLENRFPTQLSGGQQQRVAVARAVIGDPAIVLADEPTANLDTDTSHNLLDMMRRLNEEKNVTFLFSTHDPLVLEHAKRVIRLRDGKVQADERKE
- a CDS encoding FtsX-like permease family protein encodes the protein MIWFKLGWRNLWRNKRRTILELVSIGGSVFIAVWWNNLAIGSYAKMVDDGVRMGSGHIGIYHNKYLELRKTEQVIEVSNLVAELEREPEVTNVFPRLKVPGLIRSSRESRAAGFMGIDFDREKGINPVLEPKRIVEGKLPGKDDPRGILIGEGLAHELGLNVGNKCVFMVQGPKGEIVSALLRISGLVRTNIREIDAGAVFIDREKLADIIGYKDSAHEIAVMLRSNKMVKQMLPRIREIAARYPNAEAYQWEDAMPELASSIHMDHAGLQITVIIIYIIVGIGTINTLLMSVMERTREFGVIRAIGVSKSGIRKMVLSEAFVLSCVGVLSGYVLSSIAGLYTATKGINLTSVIDEQGIGGTLYEPIMYSTWDVKGMLIMGVGMICIALLASLYPAHHVMKIRPSDAMRIY
- a CDS encoding ABC transporter permease, coding for MLLMKLGYRNLWRNRRRTVLTMTAISVATTMVILMLGIYDGMFWDMIESATELYHGHVKITAEKYQDEHKIYMTLPEDGLRGKILADSRVKGVAGRVRGFALLSFGEGETSHTQPAELFGINPDEERTVTRLESHVREGSFISGTDSKDILLGIGLAKRLEAEVGGEIVAMGQGSDGSIAADIFHVSGIVDTGDPIRDVSLAVVGRKTLQDMLVLDGQIHEWAVSLKRPIAAEVWAREFRPEVPGVEVTSWYGFLPQMKQILDYWYAARYIFALIFYFAVVLVAVNTMYMMFFERLREFGIMGALGLRIRKLSFMIIIEGFLISSIAGIAGGIAGSLISLYMYGHPVDLSMFFSEITFGGTVMQPRLRCYLAVNNICVPVLMIIGLGMIVALFPAWRLKRLHPVDVLREV
- a CDS encoding outer membrane lipoprotein-sorting protein — its product is MKRFVVCICIIVTISALITGIAYGAENTVKFDAQELVRQVETQYQGETSHSTMHMEVVTDAYSREMTMEGWSEGRDKFLARILAPKKDEGIATLKIGDEMWNYLPKIDRLMKIPSSLMGDSWMGSHLTNDDLVKENKIDELYTFATEKVENGIASIICTPKPDAAIVWDKVVYRIDIDKKIPTDIKYYDEDGKLVRTMLFDQVEKVSGRWVPLRMKIQPTDKPDEKTVLTYSNIEFDIKLPKDLFSVRSLRRP
- a CDS encoding TetR/AcrR family transcriptional regulator, whose product is MPTKRFDNLEPERRRKILDAAREEFTRNGYEGASLNTIIREAGISKGSLYYYFEDKIDLYMVVISEAVDEIIERFGEKVMGKFSDDFWSDWKEIADRFMRIVIEKPDIMRLMRGMIHLYNAPNRPAQVIEFMNLHNSVFTGMLKHGVETGAVRDDIPFELLFDIMNALHDVFDTWIMNHIDELTEEELKLLIDFYFDMYKSIAEKKNIHRKEELCS
- a CDS encoding DUF2283 domain-containing protein → MRITYDSVVDVLYIRFIETTVTTEHAAEGIAVDYDSEGQIARIEIMDAVKRFGSKEVFKKVTLEDLALHV
- a CDS encoding Gfo/Idh/MocA family oxidoreductase gives rise to the protein MKTQDTIKRRQFLKTAAAAGATAGLAAGEVHARKPAPGKRVNLKRDLLRVGMVGLGPYSHAMAYTGAINEPSVPPRTNMHVVAVWGREDMYLGSLKGTDTWKQSRVKELGNYMSLDKFTKTLGVKNIVKNPEDMVKLVDAVFIMDPQESLALARPFLEEGKPVFINRPVAWNMKDAREIVRLAKENECPLITGSCVPWMNEFQVAKSRIDPKIIQHYYVDGSTANFCSYMPHILETAQMLVGGRVIKCSTHGMSWPADEDPLSIPPVMTHLEYEKIAADRNPVVGVASTWFGQPWRNWIKVHLDKDIVEQGVLWEGSSGANVDEHLWLPFLRVIGQTFETGISPEDGETILQKVAVMLMAHKSGVEGGKPVGIGEIENHSLPRFETEKA